Part of the Tolypothrix sp. PCC 7910 genome, TAAAAGCTTTGATAGGTTGCAAACTTGTAAAATCAGTTTGTTTATGCATTATTGGCAACCAGCCGTTTTGTATCCACAAACTATAAGTTTTAGATTTTTCCAGAAACTCTGAACTTTCATATATATAAATTGTTTTTGCATATGCAGGATAATGAACCTGCTTATTCAAAGTAGTGTATGTAAAACTAAAGGATCCTAAGCTTTGTGTGACAAACAAAAAACTAGCAAAAATCCATATTAAAAATACCAGAATTGATACTACTACATCTTGGATTCTTGCCAAAAACCCTTGTCTTTTGTTTAGATGATGTGAAATTCGGACTATTATTGCAATAAATATATAGATAAATATAGAAAATATGAGTAATAAAATAATTCCTGAAGTTATACATTTAAACAGATACCATTCAGGAATTAACTGCCAGGAAAATATAGCCAGTGTAATACTAAAAAATAGCCATAGTAATAAAATTAAAATACTGGTAAGCGTAATTAATTCTTGATTATTGTGATAGCGTAAAATCCTACTTTCCCGCATTTTGGCATAACTTAAAATTTTCAACTATCGAGATTCCCATTAATTTTGGCGTTGAAACCATAGACTTGACGAGTACCAACTAGAGGTACGAGAGTTATTTCTTTTTCATCACCTGGTTCAAAACGAACTGCCGTACCTGCAGGAATATCCAGACGCATTCCTCGCGCTTGTTCTCGGTCAAAATTTAAGGCTGAGTTAACTTCAAAAAAGTGAAAATGTGAACCAACTTGTATGGGGCGATCGCCTGTATTTGCTACTATTAATTTAATAGTTTCACGCCCAGCATTTAATTCAATTTCTCCATCTGGCGTAATAATTTCCCCTGGAATCATACCTTACTCCTTTGCAAATTAACGAATCGGATTATGCACAGTCACCAACTTTGTCCCATCAGGAAAAGTTGCTTCTACCTGCACTTCATGCACCATTTCCGGCACACCTTCCATCACATCATCTCGCGTTAACAAAGTAGTGCCATAACTCATTAATTCCGCAACAGTTTGCCCATCTCTTGCACCTTCTAAAATTGCAGCAGAAATATAAGCAACTGCTTCGGGATAATTTAATTTCAAACCTCTATTCTTACGTCTTTCTGCCACTAAAGCAGCAGTAAAAATTAACAACTTATCTTTTTCCTGTGGGGTAAGTTGCATTGTTCCTCCTCTGCGCTTCGTTCAAACCTGCCAAACTCTAGGTACGCAACTACCACGGCTTAAAAAATTAACCCGTAGCATCTGCCAAACAGACGTAAACCAGTTTCGCACCTCGGATGTGGAAGCACCGCGATATCTACATAAAAGTCCATGTTGGAGTAGTGTTACTCCCACCTCTCCTGAACCTTGCCATAAATTACGGGCTTTTTCTACTATTTTTGAGTCAACTGGATTACCCACCCAGACTAGACTACCTACGATTGCTTGTCCAGCCAAACCGTGAGGACTGTGAAAAACTTCCTCGCTACCAGGTAAATATTGCCGATCGATCCACAAGGGAACACCTTGCTGCCAAATTTCCGTATGCGATCGCCATTCTCCTTGCAAGAATTTCTCTCCTCTAGCACTGCGCCCTAATCGCGTAATTTCCCAGCCTAACCAAGTGGCTTCGGTTGCTAATTCTACCCGTAAATCTTGCTGATAAATCGCGCTGTTAAACACAATTGTTTCTTGGGGTAACCACTCCAAACAAGCACCAGCATCGACTTTGATGTTGATAATTTGTCTGGCTTGCAGTCCGTTACTGCGGTAGATTTTACTAGCGGCGGCTGTAGTGATTAATGCTTGGGCATGGGGTTGGAGGTGAAAATTGAGAGACAAGCGATCGCCTCCCACAACTCCCCCAGCCGTATGTAAAATGACGCTATGACAGACTTTTTCGCCTTCTGGATAAAACGGACGCTGTACCTTTAGCGGTGCTTGCTGGTGGTTGTAAATTAGCTGGGTGGTATTTTTGCGATCGGCATAGACTAAATTAAGTTTTCCATGCCAAGTATTAGCAACTTCTTTTGCGAGAATTTCACTCATTATTTTGTGTAGTAGCAGGGGTAATAATCTCACGCATTCGACGAAGTCGTTCCCGCAGGGTAGGCGCAAAGTTTTTTCTGAGTGTTTTTGTACAGAGCGAAAAATTAAGCAAGATTATGCTTGTGCTAGTCAAAATGTCAACTTGTGCGATCAAGTATGTAAACAGAACCACTTTTTAATGAACTGCAAAGACGCAGAGAAAATAGAGATAATTTTCATGTTTGAACATTGAAACCTGTTACTTTGGCTGAGTTTCCGGGAAATCTATAAATGTAGTCCAGAAAATTTCCCAGTCAATCATAAATTATGACAGCCAAAGTGATTAGTATCTGCAACCTCAAGGGAGGAGTAGGTAAAACTACTATTGTCATGGCATTAGCCGAATATTTAGCAGGTGATACCATGTACAAAAAGCGTATACTTGCTATTGACCTTGATCCTCAAAGTAATTTGACTAGTGCTTTAATGTCTGAAGATGTTTGGGAAAAAGAATTTGAAAGTAAAAAATTGACCCTACCTTATTTATTTAAAGATCCTGAATATTTTTTAGAATATATTAAAACTGAAAATTTTATAGCTAAGCAAAATATTTCAAATGTTAGAAACAGAAATTCTTTTGCTCACTTACATCTGATACCTAGTAGCCCAAGGTTATTTGAAATTCAGGAACAATTGCCATCAGGCTATTATTCTTTTAACTTTAAACCCGTTGAGCTTATTCGTATAATTCTCAAACCTTTATTGAATAATTATGACTATATTTTAATAGACTGTGCCCCAAATATTAACACAGTAGTTAAAAGTGCCTTTCTAGCTAGTAGTGCTTGTATAATACCCTGTGTACCAAACCGAATGTCAATTCATGGATTAGATTTATTACTTGAACATATTGAAAAGTTTAATAGAGATTATCTACATAACTTAAAACCACTAGGAACATTAATTTCTCGTTACAACCGAACTATAGCCCAAAGTGAAAATTTAAACTCTATTATTGTTAATCCTTTCTATCCACCAGTTTTTGAAACGAAAATTTTAGAAAGAGCAAAAATTGCAGAAGGTTTAGAATTAAGTAATTATTTGACATATAAACAAAAATATGACGATTCTCACGAATCTATGGTGATGTTAGCTAAAGAAGTGATTCAGAGAGCAGGTAGATAATGGAAGCATCACAAATTGCAAATTTATTAAGAGCTATTGCAGAACTTGTAGAATCTGAACCGCAAGTTGCTAAGGCTGTAGAAAAATGTTTAGCTAATAGTTTAAATGCTCATAAAAGTAAAGATTCATCCGACGTAAAACAAAAGCAGCCAAATCCTAGTAAAACTCTGGAAAATGGCGATATTATCCTTGCTGAATGTCGGCAAATTTTACGCGAACAGGGTGAAGAACAACTAAGGCTTTACTTAACTGAGTTAGGGGAGCAGGTTAGAGAATTATTGAAACACGGTCAACTTGACCCAAATCGCTCTATACG contains:
- the ureA gene encoding urease subunit gamma, with protein sequence MQLTPQEKDKLLIFTAALVAERRKNRGLKLNYPEAVAYISAAILEGARDGQTVAELMSYGTTLLTRDDVMEGVPEMVHEVQVEATFPDGTKLVTVHNPIR
- a CDS encoding urease accessory protein UreD yields the protein MSEILAKEVANTWHGKLNLVYADRKNTTQLIYNHQQAPLKVQRPFYPEGEKVCHSVILHTAGGVVGGDRLSLNFHLQPHAQALITTAAASKIYRSNGLQARQIINIKVDAGACLEWLPQETIVFNSAIYQQDLRVELATEATWLGWEITRLGRSARGEKFLQGEWRSHTEIWQQGVPLWIDRQYLPGSEEVFHSPHGLAGQAIVGSLVWVGNPVDSKIVEKARNLWQGSGEVGVTLLQHGLLCRYRGASTSEVRNWFTSVWQMLRVNFLSRGSCVPRVWQV
- a CDS encoding urease subunit beta, which produces MIPGEIITPDGEIELNAGRETIKLIVANTGDRPIQVGSHFHFFEVNSALNFDREQARGMRLDIPAGTAVRFEPGDEKEITLVPLVGTRQVYGFNAKINGNLDS
- a CDS encoding ParA family protein; amino-acid sequence: MTAKVISICNLKGGVGKTTIVMALAEYLAGDTMYKKRILAIDLDPQSNLTSALMSEDVWEKEFESKKLTLPYLFKDPEYFLEYIKTENFIAKQNISNVRNRNSFAHLHLIPSSPRLFEIQEQLPSGYYSFNFKPVELIRIILKPLLNNYDYILIDCAPNINTVVKSAFLASSACIIPCVPNRMSIHGLDLLLEHIEKFNRDYLHNLKPLGTLISRYNRTIAQSENLNSIIVNPFYPPVFETKILERAKIAEGLELSNYLTYKQKYDDSHESMVMLAKEVIQRAGR